In Pararge aegeria chromosome 5, ilParAegt1.1, whole genome shotgun sequence, one DNA window encodes the following:
- the LOC120623807 gene encoding uncharacterized protein LOC120623807, whose protein sequence is MNFCLFFVLFGYFFACTSGMLYRRDSDNVLKPDLMPVSSTVLPLPYYSVYGYEKKLLRDKNKKRPLGKISLVTKEPK, encoded by the exons ATGAATTTTTGCCTGTTTTTTGTGTTGTTCGGTTATTTTTTCGCGTGCACCAGCGGGATGTTGTACCGGCGGGACTCCGATAATGTTTTGAAGCCCG ATCTCATGCCAGTTTCCTCAACGGTACTACCCCTGCCGTACTACTCAGTGTACGGATATGAGAAGAAATTACTCCGAGATAAAAATAAGAAGCGGCCCCTGGGGAAGATCTCGCTAGTCACTAAAGAACCGAAATAA